One stretch of Arachis duranensis cultivar V14167 chromosome 1, aradu.V14167.gnm2.J7QH, whole genome shotgun sequence DNA includes these proteins:
- the LOC107483673 gene encoding tobamovirus multiplication protein 2A, translated as MGCKGCWECLLKVLNFFMSLAGLAMVGYGIYLLVQYNNRPHDTLIVPTDQTLVQLGRPMLVAVNLSDSIYDDLPKAWFLYAFIGVGAILFVISCFGCVASMTRSVCCLSCYAFLVILLILLELAFAAVIFFDKGWKKEIPQDETGYFDMVYGFLRENWDIVRWVALGIVVFEALLFLLALIVRASNKQVDYDSDEEYINPRHQARQPLLNNKPASPVTGVPVAGTLDQRPSRNDAWSTRMREKYGLDTSEFTYNPSESHRFQQPNPQPTEERSRCTIM; from the exons ATGGGTTGTAAGGGTTGCTGGGAGTGCCTTCTGAAGGTTCTGAACTTCTTTATGTCCCTTGCTGGTCTGGCCATGGTGGGCTATGGGATTTATCTGCTGGTTCAATACAATAACCGTCCGCATGACACTTTAATAGTTCCTACTGATCAGACTCTTGTTCAACTTGGCCGTCCAATGCTTGTAGCTGTGAATCTCTCCGACAGCATTTATGATGATTTGCCGAAGGCTTG GTTTTTATATGCTTTCATTGGTGTtggggcgattctgtttgtcaTTTCTTGTTTTGGATGTGTCGCATCTATGACACGGAGTGTGTGCTGCCTGAGCTGT TATGCATTTTTGGTGATACTATTGATCTTGCTAGAGCTGGCTTTTGCAGCCGTTATATTTTTCGACAAAGGCTGGAAAAAG GAAATTCCACAAGATGAAACGGGATATTTTGATATGGTATACGGATTTCTAAGAGAGAACTGGGATATTGTGAGGTGGGTTGCTCTTGGAATTGTTGTATTCGAG GcccttcttttcttgttagcaCTTATTGTTAGGGCCTCAAACAAGCAAGTAGATTATGATAGTGATGAAGAGTACATTAATCCAAGGCACCAGGCCCGTCAACCTTTGCTCAATAACAAACCAGCTAGCCCAGTAACAGGTGTACCAGTTGCCGGCACACTTGATCAGCGCCCAAGCAGAAATGATGCATGGAGTACACGGATGAGGGAAAAG TATGGTTTGGATACATCTGAATTTACATACAATCCATCAGAGTCGCACAGGTTCCAGCAACCAAATCCGCAACCAACTGAAGAAAGGAGCCGTTGCACCATCATGTGA